The sequence CGCAACGCCGTGCGCTACCTGGCGGTAGAACGCGGTGAACTGCAAGTGCGCCTGTTCGGCGACGGCCTGGCGCTGATGAGCGGCCCGCAGTGCAACCTGCTGCAGAAGCGCGGCGGCGGCGAACCGGTGCGCGCCGAGGGCTTTGCCACGCAGCTGTGGGTGAAGGAGGAGGACGGCTGGCGCATAGCGTCCTTCCACGGCACTCGCGCGCCGGCGTAAACGTCGCGGTGCCGGGATCTCGTCCGTGGGAATCCCGGCACCCGTGTCTGCGATCAACGCCATTCCCTCTCCCCAACCCTCTCCCGCAAGCGGGAGAGGGGGCTGTTCGGCGTGAGTGGAACGTTCGAAGTCACCCCGTAGGAGCGGATCTCATCCGCGAGAATCCCCCGCGCCAATTCCACCCTGTAGGAGCGGGCTATGCCGGCGATTCGCGGACAAGGTCCGCTCCTACGCAGTCCCGTCTTCCCCGCGAACGCGGGGATCCAGAGAACGGATTTGCAGCCCGGCACGATGGCGGATAACCCCTTCGGGGTTATTCACCCTACAGGCTTGGCATTCGTGCCGTGCGGTTCGCGAGCAAGCTCGCTCCTACGAAAAGCAGGTCTTCCAGAGGAACATCCGCGCGCACCGGACCGCCCCTTGCAGGAGGCCGAGCTAAGCCCACGCAGAGGAGGTTGCGCGACATGGATGTCGCAAAAGCCCCGATCAGCACAGGGACGTGCTGTCGGGGCGGGCCTCCGGGTGCGTGGGTATGTGCGAGGGAAGTCCGGCTCCGCCGGACCCGTATGTCGGGGCAAGCGCTTTGGTTACTTTCTGGCGTTTGAGAAAGTGACTCGCCCGAGGGGGCGAAACAAGAAACATCCGAACACGCCGAAGCGGCGCGCTACACCCAAACAGGAGACTGGGTCCCCGCGTTCGCGGGGGCGACGTGAAGGGAGAATGCGGTGCATGACTGTAGGAGCGGACCTTGTCCGCGAAAAAGATCGCGGATGAATCCGCTCCTACAAGGGGAGAGCCGTGCCCTGAGGTTCGCGAGCAAGCTCGCTCCTACGACAGCACGGCTGCGCAAAAGAAAACGGCGACGGGCCTCAGCTTCCCGTCGCCGTGAAGGCGGGGCCACAACCCCGCAGGAGCGGGCGCCGGCGTGACTCGGCGCCTTGAGCGTCAGGCGGTGCGGCCGCCGAGGGTTTCGGCTACCCAGTCGGCTATGTACTGGCCGGCGTTGATGCTGTTGTCGAAGCTGGAGTGCTGCACGCCGCCTTCGCGGTCGGTGAAGATCTTAAGTTCGCGTTTCGGGCTGTTCACCAGTTGCTCGTAGGTGCGGTGGGCCCACTTGAGGGGGATCTGCGAGTCCTTCTCGCCGTGGGTCACCAGGAAGGGCACCTTGATGCGGTCGAGCACGCCGTCGAGG is a genomic window of Pseudomonas knackmussii B13 containing:
- a CDS encoding nuclear transport factor 2 family protein, yielding MSEIRDQLLALEQERQRALVEEDHARLDTLFADDLLYVHTTGLVQDKAQYLEYARNAVRYLAVERGELQVRLFGDGLALMSGPQCNLLQKRGGGEPVRAEGFATQLWVKEEDGWRIASFHGTRAPA